In Pseudovibrio brasiliensis, the following are encoded in one genomic region:
- a CDS encoding GAK system CofD-like protein — MQQFSVTRGLTLPDPVRISRYKRLPELGPALLFFSGGSALNPTARALKQYTHNSIHLMTPFDSGGSSAVLRHAFGMPAIGDLRSRLIALADESVLGQSEIYRLFTHRFPKTASLDELHGDLVDLLEGHDQLIARVPNPMRRLIRHQLAFFHDAMPSDFDLRGASIGNLILAGGYLNNNQKLDPIIFLFSKLVNTLGTVLATVDARLHLAVELDSGEIIVGQHNMTGKETAPIASKIKRTYLTRSLAGGEPVEIEVSPKKQHLIETADMICYPPGSFHSSLIANLLPKGVGKSIARSPNPKVYVPNLGNDPEQFGMSPNETVDALLKHLRADAGEDTPTDKLLNFVVTDERHAAEFDWAELEAQGISLIGADLTSTHSVPYYDPEKLVCMLLSFL; from the coding sequence ATGCAGCAGTTTAGTGTTACACGCGGTCTCACACTTCCAGATCCTGTTCGCATCAGTCGCTATAAGCGTCTGCCGGAGCTTGGCCCTGCCCTGCTGTTCTTCAGTGGCGGAAGCGCACTTAATCCTACTGCCCGTGCTCTCAAGCAATACACGCATAACTCGATCCACCTGATGACACCGTTTGACAGCGGAGGAAGTTCTGCTGTTCTTCGTCATGCGTTTGGTATGCCCGCGATTGGTGATCTGCGATCACGATTGATCGCATTGGCGGACGAGAGTGTGCTTGGGCAATCTGAGATCTATCGTCTCTTCACTCATCGCTTTCCAAAGACTGCCTCTCTTGATGAGTTGCATGGCGATTTAGTTGACCTTTTGGAAGGGCATGATCAGCTGATTGCGCGGGTGCCCAACCCTATGCGCCGCCTCATTCGGCACCAGCTGGCATTCTTCCATGATGCAATGCCGTCAGATTTTGATCTGCGTGGGGCAAGCATTGGTAACCTGATCCTTGCTGGCGGATATCTGAACAACAACCAGAAGCTTGATCCAATCATCTTTCTGTTTTCCAAGCTGGTGAATACTCTTGGCACTGTGCTGGCGACCGTAGACGCGCGCTTGCACCTTGCTGTGGAGCTGGACTCTGGCGAGATCATTGTCGGGCAGCACAATATGACTGGCAAGGAGACCGCTCCGATTGCCAGCAAGATCAAACGGACTTATCTGACACGTTCCTTAGCTGGTGGTGAACCGGTAGAGATAGAGGTGTCGCCGAAAAAGCAGCATCTCATCGAGACAGCAGACATGATCTGCTATCCGCCGGGTAGCTTTCACAGCAGTCTAATTGCGAACCTTCTGCCTAAAGGCGTGGGCAAGTCCATTGCCCGTAGTCCCAACCCAAAGGTTTACGTGCCAAACCTTGGCAATGACCCTGAGCAGTTTGGGATGAGCCCGAATGAGACCGTAGATGCGCTGCTAAAGCATTTGCGCGCTGATGCAGGAGAAGACACCCCGACAGATAAGCTGCTCAACTTTGTTGTCACGGATGAGAGGCATGCTGCCGAGTTTGACTGGGCAGAGCTGGAAGCACAGGGAATTTCACTGATTGGAGCTGACCTGACGAGTACCCATTCGGTTCCTTATTACGATCCGGAAAAACTAGTTTGCATGCTATTGAGTTTTCTCTGA
- a CDS encoding AMP-dependent synthetase/ligase: protein MSSQAQPVAQTQAQDAFKSIPEAFMESVERLADKPAYFVRGETGWDATSWTEYGEQVRNAAKALLALGVNPGDAVCILSYNRPEWTIMDVAAMMIGAVPTGIYWTAAAPEINYILRHSQGRILLAETKAQLKGIGEQSENMRHLRKVIRLDGRVENPDQYTWASFMSLGENSPGLDAELDQRLNDIAAEDIALQIYTSGTTGLPKAVQISHRAIRAESDALNLAFKPTPADRYISYLPMAHIAEQCGTIIQACDTGYPVYYAKSVTSLGEHLPEVRPTVTFGVPRIFEKIHEKVEKKLNKEKGFKGKLIQWSLQTSKDWYGQTLNGKSAGLMLNLKKKVANRLVLDKIKHKIGLDKMRMFVSGGAPVSKRVLEAFTGLDIVIREVYGQSENCGGATINIIGSTRLGSVGKPMEGVTIKIAADGEILCKAGTNFSGYAHDPASTDEALRDGWLYSGDIGYLDKDGYLFITGRKKEIIITSGGKNISPALLEQDLMELPMVEYAVVAGNNQTFLSALITIDGVMAQRFATENNIKPEDVLKSDQLRSVVQAGINKVNARHSRVERIRKFEILPDGFSIQTGELTPTLKIRRAKVLNNHADALENIYKHDA, encoded by the coding sequence ATGAGTTCGCAGGCCCAGCCCGTTGCTCAAACACAAGCTCAAGATGCGTTTAAATCAATTCCAGAAGCATTTATGGAATCGGTCGAACGCCTTGCCGATAAACCGGCATATTTCGTGCGTGGTGAAACTGGATGGGACGCAACGAGCTGGACCGAATATGGCGAGCAAGTGCGCAATGCTGCAAAAGCTCTCCTAGCGCTGGGTGTGAACCCTGGGGATGCTGTTTGTATTCTGAGCTACAACCGTCCTGAATGGACGATCATGGACGTTGCTGCCATGATGATTGGGGCTGTTCCTACAGGCATCTACTGGACGGCAGCTGCCCCAGAAATCAACTACATCCTGCGGCACTCTCAAGGCCGCATCCTGCTTGCTGAAACCAAAGCCCAGCTGAAAGGCATCGGTGAGCAGTCAGAGAACATGCGCCATTTGCGCAAGGTGATCCGTCTGGATGGACGCGTAGAAAACCCTGACCAGTACACCTGGGCAAGCTTCATGTCTCTGGGTGAAAACAGTCCGGGACTGGATGCAGAGCTGGACCAGCGCCTCAATGATATTGCAGCCGAAGACATCGCGCTCCAAATCTACACCTCTGGTACAACTGGCCTTCCGAAAGCGGTACAGATCAGCCACCGCGCAATCCGTGCTGAATCTGATGCGCTGAACCTGGCGTTCAAACCAACCCCGGCAGACCGCTATATCTCCTATCTGCCAATGGCACACATTGCAGAACAGTGCGGTACCATCATTCAGGCATGTGACACAGGCTATCCCGTCTATTATGCCAAGTCCGTCACCAGCCTTGGCGAACACCTGCCGGAAGTCCGCCCGACTGTAACCTTCGGTGTTCCTCGGATTTTCGAGAAGATCCACGAGAAGGTCGAAAAAAAGCTGAACAAGGAAAAGGGCTTCAAGGGCAAGCTCATCCAATGGTCGCTGCAAACAAGTAAGGATTGGTACGGTCAGACCCTCAACGGCAAATCTGCTGGCTTGATGCTTAACCTCAAAAAGAAGGTCGCCAACCGCCTTGTGCTCGACAAGATCAAGCACAAAATCGGCCTCGACAAGATGCGCATGTTCGTGAGTGGGGGAGCTCCGGTTTCCAAACGTGTCTTGGAAGCGTTCACCGGCTTGGACATCGTGATCCGTGAGGTCTACGGCCAGTCAGAAAACTGTGGTGGCGCGACCATCAATATCATTGGTTCGACCCGTTTGGGCTCTGTCGGGAAACCGATGGAAGGTGTCACAATCAAGATCGCGGCAGATGGTGAGATCCTCTGTAAAGCCGGTACAAACTTCTCCGGTTATGCGCATGACCCAGCATCCACCGATGAGGCTCTGCGTGATGGTTGGCTCTACAGTGGCGATATCGGTTATCTCGATAAAGACGGCTACTTGTTCATCACGGGCCGCAAAAAAGAGATCATCATCACTTCAGGTGGCAAGAACATCTCTCCGGCATTGCTGGAGCAAGATCTCATGGAACTGCCAATGGTGGAATATGCTGTTGTCGCAGGAAACAACCAGACCTTCCTGAGCGCTCTGATTACAATCGATGGCGTGATGGCACAGCGGTTTGCAACGGAAAACAACATCAAACCAGAAGATGTCCTGAAATCTGATCAGCTGCGCAGCGTCGTCCAAGCAGGGATCAACAAAGTGAATGCGCGACATTCTCGTGTTGAGCGTATTCGTAAATTTGAAATTTTGCCAGACGGCTTCTCAATTCAAACGGGTGAGCTGACACCAACCCTGAAGATCCGACGCGCAAAGGTGCTGAATAACCACGCTGATGCACTGGAAAACATCTATAAGCACGATGCTTAA
- the uxaC gene encoding glucuronate isomerase, whose protein sequence is MQPFLGPNFLLETEAAQRLYHDYAAEMPIVDYHNHLCPQTIAEDRRFDDIGRVWLEGDHYKWRAMRWAGISESLITGKDTSFKEKFLAYASVMPKFLGNPLYHWTHLEMYRYFGLEGVSLSDKSAETVWEVCNAKLATKQFSARGLLQMQNVKMLGTTDDPCDDLHWHKMIAQDTTSTMVVRPTFRPDPAFKIDKPTFGDYIMKLSRRVGFHIDKYERLLEALSMRLDHFGRHGCRAADHGLDSMLFCPVPTVAELDRIFKEGQGGATLSVDDVTAFQSAVQVFLGKEYAKRGWVMQMHIGATRNNRSRMLKALGPDVGCDGIDDRELANPLNQFLDTLDRDKALPRIVLYSLDPTKNEVVVTTAGNFQDGSVGGKVQAGTGWWHNDQLDGMERQMTQLAQMGLLSQFLGMLTDSRSFLSFPRHEYFRRLLCKIVGEWMDKGHIPGDFELAGGMIRDICYNNAANWFLDESR, encoded by the coding sequence ATGCAGCCATTTCTTGGACCAAACTTCCTCCTCGAGACAGAAGCCGCACAACGACTTTACCACGACTACGCAGCAGAAATGCCGATCGTGGACTATCACAACCACCTGTGTCCGCAGACCATTGCTGAGGATCGCCGCTTTGATGATATTGGCCGCGTCTGGCTGGAAGGCGATCACTACAAGTGGCGCGCGATGCGGTGGGCCGGTATCAGCGAGAGCCTGATCACTGGCAAAGACACGAGCTTCAAAGAGAAGTTCCTTGCTTACGCTTCCGTAATGCCAAAGTTCCTTGGGAATCCGCTGTACCATTGGACACATCTGGAGATGTATCGGTATTTCGGGCTGGAAGGCGTGTCTCTCTCGGATAAATCGGCAGAAACCGTTTGGGAGGTTTGCAACGCGAAACTGGCGACCAAGCAGTTCTCAGCACGCGGCCTGTTACAGATGCAGAACGTGAAGATGTTGGGCACCACCGATGATCCTTGTGACGACCTGCATTGGCACAAGATGATCGCTCAGGATACAACCTCAACTATGGTTGTGCGTCCAACCTTCCGTCCAGACCCAGCCTTCAAGATCGATAAGCCGACCTTTGGCGACTACATCATGAAGCTCAGCAGGCGCGTTGGTTTCCATATCGACAAGTATGAACGCCTTTTGGAAGCGTTGAGCATGCGGCTGGATCATTTTGGCCGCCACGGTTGTCGTGCTGCTGACCACGGTCTGGACTCCATGCTGTTCTGCCCAGTTCCAACTGTTGCAGAGTTGGATCGCATCTTTAAGGAAGGGCAAGGCGGCGCAACGCTGAGCGTTGATGATGTGACGGCCTTTCAGTCAGCGGTTCAGGTGTTCCTTGGCAAGGAGTATGCGAAGCGCGGTTGGGTGATGCAGATGCACATTGGCGCAACACGAAACAACCGCAGCCGCATGTTAAAAGCACTGGGACCAGATGTGGGCTGTGACGGTATCGATGACCGAGAACTTGCAAACCCGTTGAACCAGTTTTTAGATACGCTGGATCGTGACAAAGCACTGCCGCGCATCGTGCTTTACTCTCTTGATCCAACCAAGAACGAAGTCGTTGTAACAACAGCCGGCAACTTCCAGGATGGTTCTGTTGGCGGTAAGGTGCAGGCCGGCACGGGCTGGTGGCACAACGATCAGCTGGACGGTATGGAACGTCAAATGACACAATTAGCGCAGATGGGATTGCTTTCTCAGTTCCTCGGCATGTTGACAGACAGCAGATCGTTCCTATCTTTCCCACGACACGAGTATTTCCGTCGCTTGCTTTGCAAGATCGTTGGAGAGTGGATGGATAAAGGCCATATTCCGGGTGATTTTGAGCTAGCGGGAGGCATGATCAGGGACATTTGCTACAACAATGCAGCAAACTGGTTCCTTGATGAAAGTAGGTAG
- a CDS encoding mannitol dehydrogenase family protein, which yields MTFEFQKLDLNALPSDVSVPSYVRGSLKPRIAHIGFGAFARAHVAMHLHETLAAGGGDWGMRVIELFGTSDLFDKLEENDYLYTLVETADEGTNTRLLGAVCETQHLARDGVEALIDGLAEEQLKVISLTVTEKGYCVKNGKLDLDNEMIQQDLSSPSAPKTAIGLIVAGLAKRRALGHGPITVMSCDNLPHNGVLCGIAVREFAAKLDAELAAWIEENVSFPSTMVDRIVPALTDESRELIRESLGGQVDLNGIVCEPFRQWVIEDNFKAGRPQWELAGAQLVADVEPFEEMKLRTLNGSHSFLAYLGFLAGKETIADCAADPVFYAEARKLMVDEQLPTLDVPGDMDLVAYADSLLKRYSNSKLKHRTWQIAADGTQKMPQRWLNSVKFHLANGGDYHHLVLGIGGWMNYIRADRNGKSYEVVDPLKEKLAAIVANDGADETTYVDTLLALDSVFPSELVANDEFKKAVHNAYRAVAEKGAAQAVADLAD from the coding sequence ATGACTTTTGAATTTCAAAAACTCGATCTCAATGCACTTCCTAGTGATGTTTCGGTGCCGTCTTATGTCCGCGGATCATTGAAACCACGCATTGCTCATATTGGTTTTGGCGCCTTCGCCCGTGCGCACGTTGCTATGCATCTGCATGAGACACTTGCTGCCGGTGGTGGTGATTGGGGCATGCGCGTGATCGAACTGTTCGGCACCTCCGATCTGTTTGATAAACTGGAGGAGAACGATTACCTCTACACACTGGTTGAGACCGCTGATGAAGGAACGAACACTCGTCTGCTTGGTGCGGTGTGTGAAACGCAGCATCTGGCGCGTGATGGTGTTGAGGCACTGATTGACGGTTTAGCTGAAGAACAACTCAAGGTCATTTCTCTGACAGTTACAGAGAAGGGTTACTGCGTTAAAAACGGAAAGCTGGATCTCGACAATGAAATGATCCAGCAGGACCTCTCTTCCCCTTCTGCTCCAAAGACTGCAATTGGGTTGATTGTTGCGGGTCTGGCAAAGCGTCGGGCACTTGGACATGGCCCAATCACCGTCATGTCCTGCGATAACCTGCCTCACAACGGTGTCCTCTGCGGCATAGCTGTTCGCGAGTTTGCTGCGAAGCTGGATGCAGAACTGGCGGCGTGGATTGAAGAGAATGTCTCCTTCCCTTCCACCATGGTGGACCGCATTGTTCCGGCACTGACGGATGAGTCCCGCGAGCTGATCCGTGAGAGCCTTGGCGGACAGGTTGATCTGAATGGCATCGTTTGTGAGCCGTTCCGTCAATGGGTTATTGAAGACAACTTCAAAGCGGGCCGCCCTCAATGGGAGCTCGCCGGGGCACAACTGGTTGCTGATGTGGAGCCATTTGAAGAAATGAAGCTTCGTACGCTCAACGGCTCTCACTCCTTCCTCGCCTATCTTGGCTTCCTTGCTGGCAAAGAGACTATTGCGGATTGTGCAGCGGATCCTGTGTTTTACGCTGAAGCGCGCAAGCTGATGGTGGATGAGCAACTGCCAACACTGGATGTGCCGGGAGATATGGATCTGGTGGCTTATGCAGACTCATTGCTGAAGCGCTATTCCAACTCCAAACTGAAACACCGCACCTGGCAGATTGCAGCCGATGGCACGCAGAAAATGCCACAGCGCTGGCTGAATTCCGTGAAGTTCCATCTGGCCAATGGGGGCGATTATCATCATCTGGTGCTCGGGATTGGCGGCTGGATGAACTACATCCGCGCGGATCGCAATGGCAAAAGCTACGAGGTGGTTGATCCGCTGAAGGAGAAACTTGCCGCAATTGTCGCCAATGATGGTGCGGACGAGACAACCTACGTCGATACTCTGCTTGCGTTGGATTCTGTGTTCCCATCTGAACTTGTTGCTAACGATGAGTTCAAGAAGGCAGTTCACAACGCCTATCGTGCAGTGGCAGAAAAAGGTGCCGCGCAGGCCGTAGCAGATTTGGCCGATTAG
- a CDS encoding glycoside hydrolase family 31 protein, translating into MKTLRKWSYIGTEQNRVDLLVDGKHLFSLFVLEDKLVRVLLRKNGEFRQGRTWSITPAETPVPFEGRSRLSVEGFSLPEFKQELTEDTLVLETRALRVSVKTPLQIIWEAKSEDGSYQVIASERPTGAYMVGVKDNKSSHFFNQPADDRIYGLGEKVGNLLRNGRRYEMRNLDAMGYDAETTDPLYKHLPFTLTRTGSGISYGVFYDNLASCWFDLGNEIDNYHRPYRSYRAEDGDLDYYFMLGPSLLEVTKTQVWLTGKHIFPPKWSLGYSGSTMYYTDADNAQEQLEGFVDLIKEHAIPCDSFQLSSGYTSIGTKRYVFNWNYEKCPDPKAMTSKFLDAGVHLAANIKPCLLQDHPMYEDVAAKGLFIQDSETDQPERSLFWDDEGSHLDFTNPETVNWWKTNVTQQLLERGIGSTWNDNNEYEIWDFSARCQGFGEEIEVGLIRPLHSFLMMRASFEAQVEYAPEERPYLISRSGCPGLQRYVQTWTGDNRTGWNNLKYNIRMGLGLSMSGIYNVGHDVGGFSGPRPDPELFVRWVQNGVMHPRFTIHSWNDDATVNEAWMYPEVTPLIRNAIQLRQYLMPYFYTMLHDMHVMDEPLLRPTFLDHEGDERTFAETDDYLLGKDLLVASVVEQGATTREVYLPDNGDGWYEFDTGAYHKGGQTIVVDAPLERLPLFVRAGTVLPLANATAKNTTECDLNALAIFPFQGTGKRELAVFEDDGISHKWLEGEHSTLHLVLSSSSDEQTLTLCRSGSLKTDGRELSVFIKRRSPNGLVPTVVVNGQPISNNTHTFSLNEL; encoded by the coding sequence ATGAAAACGCTTCGTAAGTGGTCCTATATCGGGACCGAACAGAACCGAGTTGATCTGCTCGTGGATGGCAAGCACCTGTTCTCTCTGTTCGTTCTTGAAGACAAGCTTGTTCGGGTTCTTTTACGCAAAAACGGGGAATTCAGACAAGGACGGACCTGGTCCATCACACCGGCAGAAACGCCAGTGCCGTTTGAAGGTCGGTCCCGTCTTTCTGTTGAAGGGTTTTCTCTTCCAGAGTTCAAGCAGGAGCTTACGGAGGATACACTGGTACTGGAGACGCGGGCTTTACGCGTCTCCGTGAAAACACCGCTTCAGATTATCTGGGAGGCGAAGAGCGAGGACGGGTCTTATCAAGTCATTGCCAGCGAGCGTCCAACAGGCGCTTACATGGTGGGTGTGAAGGACAACAAGAGCTCACACTTCTTCAATCAGCCTGCGGATGATCGGATTTATGGACTGGGCGAAAAAGTTGGCAACCTTTTGCGAAATGGCCGTCGCTATGAAATGCGCAATCTGGATGCGATGGGCTATGATGCAGAGACCACTGATCCGCTTTACAAGCATTTGCCATTTACTTTGACGCGCACCGGCTCTGGTATCTCTTATGGTGTCTTCTACGATAATCTGGCGAGCTGCTGGTTCGATCTGGGAAACGAAATCGACAATTACCATCGGCCTTACAGATCATACCGGGCTGAAGATGGTGATCTGGACTACTACTTCATGCTTGGCCCTTCCCTGCTGGAGGTGACCAAGACGCAGGTCTGGCTGACGGGCAAGCACATCTTCCCACCAAAGTGGAGCCTCGGGTATTCCGGCTCCACCATGTACTACACTGATGCTGACAACGCGCAGGAGCAGTTGGAGGGCTTTGTAGACCTCATCAAAGAACACGCCATTCCTTGCGACAGTTTTCAGCTTTCGTCCGGTTACACATCCATCGGTACAAAACGCTATGTGTTCAACTGGAATTATGAGAAGTGTCCTGACCCCAAGGCTATGACTTCCAAGTTTCTGGATGCAGGCGTGCATCTGGCAGCCAACATCAAACCGTGCCTGTTGCAGGACCACCCGATGTATGAGGATGTGGCTGCGAAAGGTCTTTTCATTCAGGACAGTGAAACCGATCAGCCGGAGCGATCGTTGTTCTGGGATGATGAAGGGTCTCACCTCGACTTTACCAATCCTGAGACTGTCAATTGGTGGAAGACGAATGTCACTCAGCAACTGCTTGAGCGAGGGATCGGTTCAACCTGGAACGACAACAACGAATATGAGATCTGGGATTTCTCAGCTCGGTGTCAGGGCTTTGGTGAAGAAATTGAAGTTGGACTTATCCGGCCTTTGCATTCCTTCCTGATGATGCGTGCATCCTTTGAAGCGCAAGTTGAGTATGCGCCCGAGGAACGTCCTTACCTCATCTCCCGCAGTGGCTGCCCTGGCTTGCAGCGTTATGTGCAGACCTGGACAGGCGACAACCGGACGGGTTGGAACAACCTGAAATACAACATCCGCATGGGCCTTGGACTTTCTATGTCCGGCATCTACAATGTTGGTCACGATGTTGGTGGGTTCTCAGGGCCTCGTCCTGATCCAGAGCTGTTTGTTCGCTGGGTTCAGAACGGTGTGATGCATCCGCGCTTTACGATCCATTCGTGGAATGATGATGCCACCGTAAATGAAGCCTGGATGTATCCGGAAGTGACGCCGCTCATTCGCAATGCGATCCAGCTTCGTCAGTATCTAATGCCGTATTTCTACACCATGCTGCACGACATGCATGTGATGGACGAGCCGCTGCTTCGCCCGACATTCCTTGATCACGAAGGGGATGAGCGCACCTTTGCAGAGACGGATGACTATCTGCTTGGCAAGGATCTGCTGGTTGCATCCGTGGTTGAGCAAGGCGCGACAACGCGTGAGGTTTATCTGCCGGATAATGGCGACGGATGGTACGAGTTCGATACAGGCGCGTATCACAAGGGCGGACAGACGATCGTTGTTGATGCCCCCTTGGAACGCCTGCCACTGTTTGTGCGGGCTGGCACTGTTTTGCCACTCGCCAATGCAACAGCAAAGAACACGACAGAGTGTGATCTGAACGCGCTGGCGATCTTCCCTTTCCAGGGAACAGGTAAACGTGAGCTGGCGGTATTTGAGGATGATGGCATCAGTCATAAATGGCTGGAAGGCGAGCACAGTACCTTGCATCTGGTTCTCTCCAGCTCTTCCGATGAGCAAACCTTAACTTTGTGTCGCAGCGGTTCCCTCAAGACTGATGGACGAGAACTCTCTGTCTTCATCAAACGCCGCTCTCCAAATGGGCTTGTTCCGACTGTGGTTGTGAACGGACAACCGATTTCAAACAACACCCACACTTTCTCCCTCAATGAGCTTTGA
- a CDS encoding TRAP transporter large permease has translation MEFLSSELQSGLILFGVFGVLVTLGVPISFAIGLAATATITFLISFDQALFVVSQKMASGLDSFTLLAIPFFILAGNIMNSGGIARRLIELAKIVGGRLPGALAHVNVLANMLFGSISGSAVASAAAIGGIMSPLQRKEGYDPAFSAAVNAASCPTGMLIPPSSTLIVYSLISGGTSVATLFVAGYLPGILMGLGVMVVAGIVATKRGYPLIPLPSFKEIIFKIADAFLPLLLIFIIMGGIIGGVFTATEASAVAVVYTLLLAVGIYREVKITDLPTIILESAITSSIVLLLIGCSIGMSWAMTFSDIPYAIGEALANVSENPFIIMLVINICLLVIGTFMDMTPALLIFTPIFLPVATELGMDPVHFGIMMTYNLCIGIITPPVGSALFISCSVGKVAIQDLIKPMLPFYAAVISILMLVTFIPEISLFLPRVILGYGG, from the coding sequence ATGGAATTTTTAAGTAGTGAGCTTCAAAGCGGTCTTATTCTGTTTGGTGTTTTTGGCGTTCTGGTTACACTTGGTGTGCCGATCTCCTTTGCCATCGGGCTAGCAGCAACGGCGACGATCACCTTTCTGATCTCTTTTGATCAGGCACTCTTTGTTGTTTCGCAGAAGATGGCGAGTGGTCTGGACAGCTTCACGCTGCTGGCGATCCCGTTCTTCATCCTTGCTGGTAACATCATGAACTCCGGCGGCATCGCGCGGCGTTTGATTGAGCTAGCGAAGATCGTGGGTGGCCGGTTGCCGGGTGCACTAGCACACGTCAATGTGCTGGCGAACATGCTGTTTGGCTCCATTTCCGGTTCTGCCGTAGCGTCTGCTGCTGCAATCGGCGGCATCATGTCCCCGCTTCAACGCAAGGAAGGGTATGATCCAGCCTTCTCCGCAGCTGTGAACGCAGCTTCCTGTCCAACGGGCATGCTGATCCCACCTTCTTCCACGCTGATCGTTTACTCTCTGATTTCTGGTGGCACCTCAGTCGCAACGCTGTTCGTTGCTGGTTATCTGCCGGGTATTCTGATGGGTCTCGGCGTGATGGTTGTGGCTGGCATTGTTGCAACGAAGCGCGGTTATCCGTTGATCCCGCTGCCAAGCTTTAAAGAGATCATCTTCAAGATTGCAGATGCATTCCTGCCATTGCTGCTCATCTTCATCATCATGGGCGGTATTATCGGAGGTGTGTTCACTGCAACCGAGGCTTCTGCTGTGGCAGTGGTTTACACTCTACTGCTCGCCGTAGGCATCTACCGCGAAGTGAAGATCACTGATCTGCCAACCATCATCCTTGAGAGCGCGATTACCAGTTCCATCGTTCTTCTGCTGATTGGTTGTTCCATCGGTATGTCCTGGGCGATGACCTTCTCTGACATTCCTTATGCAATTGGTGAAGCATTGGCTAACGTCTCTGAAAATCCGTTCATCATCATGCTTGTGATCAATATCTGCCTGCTGGTGATTGGCACTTTCATGGACATGACGCCCGCCCTGCTGATCTTCACACCGATCTTCCTGCCTGTTGCGACTGAGCTTGGAATGGATCCCGTGCACTTCGGTATCATGATGACCTACAACCTGTGCATCGGCATCATCACACCGCCAGTGGGTAGTGCGCTGTTCATCAGCTGCTCCGTGGGCAAGGTGGCTATTCAGGATCTGATCAAACCAATGCTGCCGTTCTATGCAGCGGTGATCTCCATCCTGATGCTGGTGACCTTCATTCCTGAAATCAGCCTGTTCCTGCCACGCGTCATTCTTGGCTATGGCGGATAA
- a CDS encoding TRAP transporter small permease: MQALTKIVNTILKAVTVSVFVVLVVCVVWQVFSRYVLGTPSTVTDELARFMFMWIGLIGAAYTLGMRRHLAIDLLTGSLTGKRKLLSDYFIVLAIAFFSGVVMLYGGGQLVMKTLANGQVSPALRVPMGYIYAAIPFSGGIMLFYCVEFFLGLVNGTGTGPNDQMPDAADTAAK, translated from the coding sequence ATGCAAGCGCTGACCAAAATAGTTAACACGATCCTGAAGGCCGTCACCGTGTCGGTTTTTGTGGTGCTCGTGGTGTGTGTGGTTTGGCAGGTTTTCTCGAGATACGTTCTTGGAACCCCAAGCACCGTGACCGATGAACTCGCTCGTTTCATGTTTATGTGGATCGGCCTGATTGGTGCGGCCTATACGCTCGGAATGCGAAGACACCTGGCAATTGATCTGCTGACCGGCTCTCTGACCGGCAAGCGGAAACTGCTTTCAGATTACTTCATCGTTCTGGCGATCGCTTTCTTCTCAGGTGTCGTCATGCTTTATGGCGGCGGGCAACTGGTTATGAAGACGCTCGCCAACGGGCAAGTCTCCCCCGCTCTCCGCGTCCCAATGGGCTACATCTACGCGGCCATCCCGTTCTCCGGCGGCATCATGCTGTTCTACTGCGTTGAGTTCTTCCTTGGTCTTGTTAACGGCACAGGTACAGGTCCAAACGACCAGATGCCTGACGCTGCTGATACTGCTGCTAAATAA